The Solanum lycopersicum chromosome 9, SLM_r2.1 genome window below encodes:
- the LOC101264974 gene encoding probable polygalacturonase, with amino-acid sequence MKVLSFFGEEGVGGSRFVNVTMSEKNTIMKRLAVLLLLLVFSHCIVQSEAEFEGECKFNKHLKPRPHSVSVLDFGAVGDGKTINTVAFQNAIFYLKSFADKGGAQLYVPAGKWLTRSINLTSHLTLFLEKDAVILASEDFDHWDVVEALPSYGRSIEAQYGRYRSLISGNNLTDVVITGNNGTIDGQGSIWWEKFNSHSLNYTRPHLVEFVSSSNVVISNLTLLNAPGWNIRPAYCSNVVIQNLTVYTPQDSPFTNGIVPDSSEHVCIENSNISMGYDAIVLKSGWDEYGISYGKPTSNVHIRRVRLQSAAGAGVAFGSEMSGGISDVLVELSSLHDSLYGIELKTARGRGGYIKDILISNVVMDNLQVGIKATGYSDTHPDEKYDPSLLPTVSGITFKDIVGTNISIAGNFTGLSESPFTSICLSNISISISSDPSTPWLCSNISGSSKNVSPEPCPELQGSFSSCFALPNPYTEVAVL; translated from the exons ATGAAAGTTTTAAGCTTTTTTGGAGAAGAGGGGGTGGGTGGTTCAAGATTTGTGAATGTCACTATGTCAGAGAAGAACACAATCATGAAGAGGCTA GCAGTGCTACTTTTGCTGTTGGTGTTCAGTCACTGTATAGTACAGAGTGAAGCTGAATTTGAAGGAGAATGCAAGTTCAATAAGCATTTGAAACCTAGACCTCACAGTGTGTCAGTATTGGACTTTGGGGCTGTGGGTGATGGAAAAACTATTAATACTGTCGCGTTTCAGAATGCTATTTTTTATCTCAAGTCCTTTGCTGACAAGGGTGGAGCGCAGCTCTATGTTCCTGCTGGAAAGTGGCTGACTAGAAGCATCAATCTTACTAGCCACCTTACACTGTTCCTGGAAAAAGATGCTGTTATTCTAGCATCCGAG GATTTCGATCATTGGGATGTAGTTGAAGCTTTACCATCTTATGGCCGATCTATTGAAGCACAGTATGGAAGATACCGCAGCTTGATCTCTGGAAATAATTTAACTGATGTTGTAATAACAG GTAACAATGGTACTATCGATGGCCAGGGCTCTATTTGGTGGGAGAAGTTCAATTCCCATTCCTTAAATTATACTCGACCTCACCTAGTAGAGTTTGTTAGCTCCAGCAATGTTGTTATTTCAAACTTGACCTTATTAAATGCTCCTGGTTGGAACATCCGTCCAGCATATTGCAG TAATGTGGTCATTCAGAACTTAACGGTTTATACTCCACAAGACTCCCCATTCACCAATGGGATTGTCCCAG ATTCTTCTGAGCATGTCTGCATTGAAAACAGCAACATTAGCATGGGTTACGATGCTATCGTTCTTAAAAGTGGTTGGGATGAGTATGGGATTTCCTACGGGAAACCTACCTCAAATGTCCACATTAGACGAGTGAGGTTACAGTCCGCTGCAGGTGCTGGTGTGGCTTTTGGTAGCGAGATGTCTGGTGGTATCTCCGATGTGCTAGTAGAGCTTAGTTCGCTGCATGACTCCCTTTACGGGATTGAGCTGAAGACAGCAAGAGGAAGAGGCGGTTACATCAAAGATATTCTCATTTCAAATGTTGTTATGGATAACTTGCAAGTTGGAATCAAGGCCACTGGTTACTCTGATACGCATCCAGATGAGAAATATGATCCTTCTTTGTTACCTACAGTTAGTGGAATCACCTTTAAGGACATTGTTGGCACAAATATCTCTATAGCAGGGAATTTCACCGGGCTATCTGAATCTCCCTTCACTTCTATATGTCTATCAAATATCTCTATCTCCATTTCATCCGACCCTTCTACACCATGGCTATGCTCTAATATATCAGGCTCTTCTAAAAATGTGTCTCCTGAACCATGTCCCGAGCTTCAAGGATCATTTTCCAGTTGCTTTGCTCTTCCAAACCCATACACTGAAGTTGCAGTTTTATAA
- the LOC101264671 gene encoding uncharacterized protein — MEFVSNNNGVSCYYDVLGICKQASQSEIRCAYRKLALKWHPDRWMKKDPCIMGEAKHRFQQVQEAYSVLSEKRKKSLYDTKLLQLMGDDSDDDKEFCEFMQEMITMMEDEKSKGENTLEELQKQFLDMTSEFDKFSEFSFSFDESLNGNMPKKRRLYHP, encoded by the exons ATGGAATTTGTGTCCAACAATAATGGAGTCTCTTGCTACTATGATGTTCTTGGAATTTGTAAACAAGCCTCACAGTCAGAAATTCGTTGTGCTTACAGAAAGCTTGCTCTG AAATGGCACCCAGATAGATGGATGAAGAAGGATCCTTGCATTATGGGAGAAGCTAAACATAGATTTCAACAAGTTCAGGAAGCTTATTCTG TTCTCTcagagaaaaggaaaaaatcacTATATGACACTAAGTTGCTTCAACTCATGGGAGATGATTCTGATGATGATAAA GAATTTTGTGAGTTTATGCAAGAAATGATAACAATGATGGAAGATGAGAAATCTAAG GGAGAAAACACATTGGAGGAACTTCAAAAGCAGTTTTTAGACATGACAAgtgaatttgataaattttcagaatttagtTTCTCCTTTGATGAATCTCTTAATGGCAACATGCCCAAAAAGAGACGTCTATATCACCCTTGA
- the LOC101264370 gene encoding kinesin-like protein KIN-14I, translating to MAADGALSFSVTSVVEDVLQQHGNNSRSRNLDLDARKAEEDARRRYDAAAWIRKIVGIVGAKCLPAEPSEEEFRLGLRSGMILCNVLNKIQPGAVPKVVESDSAITSDGPALSAYQYFENVRNFLVAVQELGIPLFEASDLEQGGKSSRIVNCVLGLKSYSDWKQEGNTGVWKFGGNIKSNASVKQIVRKNSEPFTNSLSRSMYEKPINGACIEAQKNRTSSSSLSMLVRAILTDRKPEEVPNLVESVLNKVVQEFEHRVASKIELSKATTDDSTGSCDNKSLMRQTSDSAKVDQRNVTLEKKADSLPDEERERRYVKQYTIVDQQQKDIKNLKQTLLTTKAGMQFMQMKFHEEMHSIGMHINGLAHAASGYHRVLEENRKLYNQVQDLKGSIRVYCRVRPFLPGQSNSASSVDHIEDGTITISIPSKNGRGRKSFNFNKVFGSCSTQGEVFSDTQPLIRSVLDGYNVCIFAYGQTGSGKTYTMTGPNNLTEQSQGVNYRALGDLFLLAEQRKDTIHYDVSVQMIEIYNEQVRDLLVSDGVNKRLEIRSASQGLTVPDASLVRVASTCDVIDLMNLGQKNRSVGATALNDRSSRSHSCLTVHVQGRDVASGAILRGCMHLVDLAGSERVNKSEVTGDRLKEAQHINKSLSALGDVISALAQKNAHVPYRNSKLTQLLQDSLGGQAKTLMFVHISPEPEAVGETISTLKFAERVSTVELGAARVNKDSTDVKELKEQIASLKAALAKKEESVPMKHKEMSSPCGMQPSPIQSNPQKREILGDSNVQRRPMDDVGNIEISSNSAFRQKKPSYDLDELLGNSPPWPPVNSPCENYMGYDKDTGTGEWVDKVMVNKQDTIHGVGKPFGYWESENGMSDAFAQKYLSESSKLSQEKSSKLIPLGEHFDITPADELEEFDATTSDSSEPDLLWQFNNSKLNSLTSGNESRIQRSNPKHAKSPETRNVPYKVGPSPSRKTNGIGHTPLRNGRHAMPTEVKRKAGNRK from the exons ATGGCGGCTGATGGAGCATTGTCTTTCTCGGTGACGTCTGTGGTAGAGGATGTTCTTCAGCAGCATGGAAACAATAGCCGATCAAGAAATCTTGATTTGGATGCCCGTAAAGCAGAAGAAGATG CAAGAAGGAGGTACGATGCAGCCGCGTGGATAAGAAAGATAGTTGGAATTGTGGGAGCTAAATGTTTGCCAGCTGAACCATCTGAGGAAGAGTTCAGGCTTGGTTTAAGGAGTGGAATGATCCTTTGCaatgttcttaataaaattCAACCTGGAGCTGTGCCCAAG GTTGTTGAGAGTGACTCTGCAATTACCTCAGATGGACCTGCCTTGTCTGCATACCAGTACTTTGAGAATGTCAGAAACTTTTTAGTTGCTGTGCAAGAATTGGGGATTCCTTTATTCGAGGCATCTGATCTGGAGCAG GGAGGAAAATCATCAAGGATTGTGAATTGTGTTTTGGGACTTAAATCCTACAGCGATTGGAAGCAAGAAGGTAATACTGGAGTCTGGAAATTTGGTggaaatataaaatcaaatgcATCAGTGAAACAAATTGTGCGGAAAAATTCTGAGCCATTCACAAATTCATTGTCAAGGAGTATGTATGAGAAACCTATAAATGGTGCATGCATTGAAGCTCAAAAAAACAGAACG TCCAGCTCTTCCTTGAGCATGCTTGTTCGTGCAATTCTAACTGATAGGAAGCCAGAAGAGGTTCCTAAT CTTGTGGAGTCAGTTTTAAACAAGGTTGTTCAGGAATTTGAGCATCGCGTCGCAAGCAAAATTGAACTG AGTAAAGCAACTACAGATGATTCAACTGGTTCTTGTGATAACAAATCCCTCATGAGACAGACTTCTGATAGTGCAAAG GTTGACCAGAGGAATGTGACCCTTGAGAAGAAAGCGGACTCCTTGCCAGATGAAGAACGTGAAAGAAGATATGTGAAACAATACACCATAGTTGACCAACAGCAAAAAGACATTAAG AACCTGAAGCAAACTCTTTTGACTACCAAAGCGGGTATGCAGTTCATGCAGATGAAGTTTCATGAGGAAATGCATAGTATTG GCATGCACATAAATGGCCTAGCTCATGCAGCTTCTGGTTATCATAGAGTTCTTGAAGAAAATCGCAAGCTTTATAATCAAGTTCAGGACCTTAAAG GGAGCATAAGGGTTTACTGTCGAGTAAGACCCTTTTTGCCTGGGCAATCTAATTCTGCTAGTTCTGTGGATCACATAGAAGATGGTACCATCACAATTAGTATTCCATCAAAGAATGGCAGAGGACGAAAGTCTTTCAACTTCAATAAAGTATTTGGATCTTGCTCAACTCAAG GCGAAGTATTTTCTGATACGCAACCACTGATAAGATCAGTTCTTGATGGCTATAATGTCTGCATTTTTGCTTATGGCCAAACAGGGTCAGGAAAAACCTACACAATG ACGGGACCTAACAATCTCACAGAACAAAGTCAAGGAGTAAACTACAGGGCTTTAGGTGATCTATTCCTTCTCGCAGAACAAAGAAAGGACACCATCCACTATGATGTGTCTGTACAGATGATTGAGATATACAATGAGCAAGTTAGGGATCTCCTAGTTTCTGATGGTGTAAACAAAAG GTTAGAAATCCGTAGTGCTTCTCAAGGACTAACTGTACCAGATGCAAGCTTGGTTCGTGTAGCTTCAACTTGTGATGTTATTGATCTGATGAATTTAGGGCAAAAGAATCGTTCAGTGGGTGCAACAGCGCTCAACGACCGCAGTAGCCGCTCCCACAG TTGCCTAACAGTTCATGTTCAGGGTAGAGATGTGGCTTCTGGAGCTATTCTTCGTGGTTGTATGCATTTGGTTGATCTTGCAGGAAGTGAGAGAGTGAACAAATCTGAAGTAACAGGAGATAGACTCAAAGAGGCTCAGCACATTAACAAGTCTCTTTCAGCTTTGGGTGATGTTATCTCTGCTCTTGCCCAAAAGAATGCACATGTCCCATACCGTAACAGCAAACTTACACAGCTTCTACAAGACTCACTTG GAGGGCAAGCCAAAACTTTGATGTTCGTTCACATAAGCCCTGAGCCTGAAGCAGTAGGAGAAACAATTAGCACACTTAAATTTGCAGAACGTGTTTCTACTGTTGAACTAGGCGCTGCACGAGTAAATAAAGACTCTACGGATGTCAAAGAGCTCAAAGAACag ATTGCATCTTTGAAAGCAGCACTAGCAAAAAAGGAAGAGTCAGTTCCCATGAAGCATAAGGAAATGAGCAGTCCATGTGGAATGCAGCCATCACCCATTCAATCTAACCCACAGAAAAGAGAAATTCTAGGCGATTCAAATGTCCAGAGGAGACCAATGGACGATGTTGGCAACATAGAG ATATCCAGTAATTCTGCATTTAGACAAAAGAAGCCAAGCTATGATCTTGATGAGTTACTAGGAAATTCTCCTCCATGGCCACCAGTCAACAGTCCATGTGAAAACTACATGGGATATGATAAAGACACAGGCACAGGTGAGTGGGTAGACAAAGTAATGGTGAACAAACAGGACACTATCCATGGCGTGGGGAAGCCCTTTGGATATTGGGAATCTGAAAATGGCATGTCTGATGCCTTTGCTCAGAAATATCTTTCAGAATCATCTAAATTAAGCCAAGAAAAATCAAGTAAGCTTATCCCATTGGGGGAACACTTTGACATCACTCCTGCTGATGAGCTGGAAGAATTTGATGCCACGACCAGTGATTCATCTGAGCCTGATTTGCTTTGGCAATTCAATAATTCCAAACTAAACAGTTTGACTAGTGGGAATGAGTCAAGGATCCAGAGATCAAATCCAAAGCATGCAAAGAGCCCAGAAACAAG GAACGTGCCTTACAAAGTAGGGCCTTCACCATCACGAAAGACGAATGGAATTGGCCATACACCTCTACGGAATGGGAGGCATGCCATGCCAACTGAAGTTAAGCGAAAAGCAGGAAACAGGAAGTAG